The following proteins come from a genomic window of Yinghuangia sp. ASG 101:
- a CDS encoding alpha/beta fold hydrolase, with protein MFRTTKMSAAIAVCCAVAGVGLVGCSDSSDDDAKSPSSPPAQAAETFTGTQKFDIEGHAVNVSCTGTAAPGKPVIMLMPGHGDGLEAMAALQTALSQSDRVCAYDRLGEGASDKPDGPQDFASSGKILTGVLDKVVGSTPVVLAGHSMGGLIAARYAPDHQDRVKGLVLMDATSPTAGADIVAGIPESATGDAAGLRAETISIYQGENNERLVVADGEVRSAGDIPVEVLQHGKQYFVEAVPEYGQALEQGWTAGQNKWLGVSTRSTLTTATNSGHYIYVDEPDLALQAIRRVTQAAAG; from the coding sequence GTGTTTCGTACGACGAAGATGTCCGCGGCGATAGCGGTGTGCTGCGCCGTCGCCGGTGTGGGACTGGTGGGGTGCAGCGACTCCTCGGACGACGACGCGAAGTCGCCGTCGAGCCCGCCCGCGCAGGCGGCCGAAACGTTCACCGGCACCCAGAAGTTCGACATCGAGGGCCACGCGGTCAACGTGTCGTGTACGGGCACCGCAGCGCCGGGCAAGCCGGTCATCATGCTCATGCCCGGGCACGGCGACGGGCTCGAGGCCATGGCCGCGCTGCAGACGGCGCTCAGCCAGAGCGACCGGGTGTGTGCGTACGACCGGCTGGGCGAAGGGGCGAGCGACAAGCCCGACGGCCCGCAGGACTTCGCGAGCAGCGGCAAGATCCTGACCGGTGTGCTCGACAAGGTCGTCGGCTCCACCCCGGTCGTGCTGGCCGGCCACTCGATGGGCGGGTTGATCGCCGCCAGGTACGCCCCCGACCACCAGGACCGCGTCAAGGGCCTGGTGCTGATGGACGCCACGTCGCCGACGGCCGGTGCCGACATCGTCGCCGGGATCCCGGAGTCCGCGACCGGTGACGCGGCGGGGCTGCGGGCCGAGACGATCTCGATCTACCAGGGCGAGAACAACGAGCGGCTCGTGGTCGCCGACGGCGAGGTCCGGTCCGCCGGGGACATTCCGGTGGAGGTGCTGCAGCACGGCAAGCAGTACTTCGTCGAGGCCGTTCCCGAGTACGGGCAGGCGCTGGAGCAGGGCTGGACGGCGGGCCAGAACAAGTGGCTCGGGGTCTCCACCCGCAGCACGCTGACGACGGCGACCAACAGCGGCCACTACATCTACGTCGACGAGCCGGACCTCGCCCTCCAGGCCATCCGGCGCGTCACGCAGGCCGCGGCGGGCTGA
- a CDS encoding SigE family RNA polymerase sigma factor, which produces MGPDDAAAFHEFVRSQWPRLVRTAYLMTGDHAEAEDLAQTALARAGAAWRRIQASERPDAYVRRILVNCNNNRFRRKRPALLFGAKTPDVPVPDDPTRRIDERGALRTALLRLPPRQRAAVVLRYWEDLPETEVALVMGCSVGTVKSQAARGLAKLRADPALADADPSDGAPAPSPAGHDDARPTDTRHAEVRHQDRKEKQHGRA; this is translated from the coding sequence TTGGGACCTGATGACGCAGCCGCGTTTCATGAGTTCGTCCGATCGCAGTGGCCACGGCTGGTGCGGACCGCGTACCTGATGACCGGCGACCACGCCGAGGCCGAGGACCTGGCGCAGACCGCGTTGGCACGTGCCGGGGCCGCGTGGCGGCGGATCCAGGCGAGCGAACGGCCGGACGCGTACGTGCGCCGGATCCTCGTCAACTGCAACAACAACCGCTTCCGCCGCAAACGGCCGGCGCTGCTGTTCGGCGCCAAGACCCCGGACGTACCCGTGCCGGACGATCCGACGCGGCGGATCGACGAGCGCGGCGCCCTGCGCACGGCCCTGCTGAGACTCCCGCCCCGCCAACGCGCCGCGGTCGTCCTGCGCTACTGGGAGGACCTGCCGGAGACGGAGGTCGCGCTGGTCATGGGGTGTTCGGTCGGGACGGTCAAGAGCCAGGCGGCGCGCGGCCTGGCCAAGCTCCGCGCCGACCCGGCCCTCGCCGACGCCGACCCCTCGGACGGAGCGCCCGCCCCGTCGCCCGCGGGGCACGACGACGCCCGGCCCACGGACACCCGGCACGCCGAGGTCCGGCACCAGGACAGGAAGGAGAAGCAGCATGGACGGGCCTGA
- a CDS encoding DUF4232 domain-containing protein: MDGPDPRTHGDVGTEAEDWLRARLTAHAGEVPVAAPDIAGIDARRRGIRRRRTAWAVCAASAVTAGAVVTAVAFAGGGAPGGSADPLPLAPPTTTAAPTENPATPAPAPPGTATAPPPPGTEAAPGTGFPDGMSTAGPGATTTAPGTPTTSATTPQGTGGTRGNAPAPGASSGSSSGDATNGATACTDKNIAISASTSPNDSGRHILLTATNTGSTTCTLYFSPDIVLGDGSRDVVPMESPAAVATIAPGKKAYSGLLLFKPGEQVDQVTSFAVNLRDRGNQGHAGNPIDVAIPSGLGGALDVGPYPGTYFWNTDLAQLNTYLYAR, encoded by the coding sequence ATGGACGGGCCTGACCCCCGCACCCACGGCGACGTCGGCACCGAGGCGGAGGACTGGCTGCGCGCCCGGCTCACCGCACACGCCGGCGAAGTCCCGGTCGCGGCACCGGACATCGCGGGCATCGACGCGCGCCGCCGGGGCATTCGGCGCCGCCGCACCGCGTGGGCGGTGTGCGCGGCCTCCGCGGTGACCGCCGGTGCGGTGGTGACCGCGGTCGCGTTCGCGGGCGGCGGTGCTCCCGGCGGGTCGGCGGACCCCCTGCCGCTCGCGCCCCCGACGACGACCGCCGCGCCGACCGAGAACCCGGCGACACCCGCGCCGGCACCGCCCGGCACCGCGACGGCCCCGCCCCCACCCGGGACGGAGGCGGCGCCCGGCACCGGCTTCCCCGACGGCATGAGCACGGCCGGGCCGGGCGCCACCACGACAGCGCCCGGGACGCCGACCACCTCCGCCACGACGCCCCAGGGCACCGGCGGCACCCGGGGCAACGCGCCCGCACCGGGCGCAAGTTCGGGCAGCTCCTCGGGCGACGCGACGAACGGCGCCACGGCCTGCACCGACAAGAACATCGCGATCAGCGCGTCGACGTCACCCAACGACTCGGGTCGGCACATCCTCCTGACGGCCACCAACACCGGCAGCACGACGTGCACGCTCTACTTCTCTCCGGACATCGTCCTCGGCGACGGCTCACGCGACGTCGTCCCGATGGAGTCACCGGCGGCGGTCGCGACGATCGCGCCCGGAAAGAAGGCGTACTCGGGGCTGCTCCTCTTCAAGCCCGGCGAACAGGTCGACCAGGTCACGTCGTTCGCCGTCAACCTGCGCGACCGGGGCAACCAGGGGCACGCGGGCAACCCGATCGACGTGGCGATCCCGTCGGGGCTCGGCGGCGCGCTGGACGTCGGCCCGTACCCCGGGACGTACTTCTGGAACACCGACCTCGCCCAGCTCAACACGTACCTGTACGCGCGGTGA
- a CDS encoding MarR family winged helix-turn-helix transcriptional regulator: MPADAISILEYESMIFGRHLAGFPGRSRRRGGVLDQSAYTLLSLLQAGGPTSVAELAAMTGLDASTLTRQTAALQRSGLADRIPDPDGGKARKFRVTDEGARLVDEERRASRTALDTLTADWPENDRAMLGALLARLNMAIEAHSGRSAWPRGKRGSDGGTESGTEAG, encoded by the coding sequence ATGCCCGCTGACGCGATCTCGATCCTCGAGTACGAATCCATGATTTTCGGCCGCCATCTCGCGGGCTTCCCGGGGCGCAGCCGGCGTCGCGGCGGCGTGCTGGACCAGAGCGCGTACACGCTCCTCAGCCTCCTCCAGGCGGGCGGGCCGACGAGCGTCGCGGAGCTGGCGGCCATGACGGGGCTCGACGCCTCGACCCTGACCCGCCAGACCGCGGCGCTCCAGCGCTCGGGTCTCGCGGACCGGATCCCGGATCCCGACGGCGGCAAGGCCCGCAAGTTCCGCGTCACGGACGAAGGCGCGCGCCTCGTGGACGAGGAACGCCGCGCGTCCCGCACGGCCCTGGACACCCTCACCGCCGACTGGCCGGAAAACGACCGCGCGATGCTGGGCGCGCTGCTCGCGCGGCTCAACATGGCGATCGAGGCGCACTCGGGGCGCAGCGCGTGGCCTCGGGGCAAGCGCGGGAGTGACGGTGGGACGGAGAGCGGGACCGAGGCGGGCTGA
- a CDS encoding MFS transporter, whose product MENAAGPRDRTRGMVAVLALAGIVAAAMQTLVIPFLGLFPQLLHTTPANASWLVTATVLTAAVVTPVSGRLGDLYGKRRMMLICSGPLFAGSVICALANSLPPMLVGRALQGVGTSLIPLGMSLLRDVLPPERLGSAVALISSSLGIGTALGLPIAATVAEHADRHVLFWGAAAMNAVVAALIWLKIPVTPGRPEGRFDHVGAIGLSAALVCLLLGVSKGADWGWGSGVTLGLLGAAAVLLFAWGRWELRTTDPLVDLRVAAGRTVLLTNGVSLAIGFAMYAQGLIVPQLLQLPRETGYGLGQSMLHMGLWMAPAGLMMMLFSPLGARLSAARGPKTTLVTGSLVIALAYGSSTVLLGSPWTLVIVTCVCNIGVALAYGAIPALIMGAVPRTETASANGFNTLMRSVGSSVSSAVVGVVLAQLSTDFGGRHIPSEGGFRTGMLIGCGVALLAAAVAATIPSARPRKAPATPVDQAATPSPAPAR is encoded by the coding sequence ATGGAGAACGCCGCCGGTCCCCGGGACCGCACACGGGGAATGGTGGCCGTGCTGGCCCTGGCCGGCATCGTCGCGGCGGCCATGCAGACCCTGGTCATCCCGTTCCTCGGCCTGTTCCCGCAACTGCTGCACACCACCCCGGCGAATGCGTCCTGGCTGGTGACCGCCACGGTGCTCACCGCCGCGGTCGTCACCCCCGTGTCCGGACGCCTCGGCGACCTGTACGGCAAGCGCCGCATGATGCTCATCTGCTCGGGGCCGCTCTTCGCCGGCTCGGTCATCTGCGCGCTCGCGAACTCCCTTCCGCCGATGCTCGTCGGCCGCGCGCTGCAAGGGGTCGGCACGAGCCTCATCCCGCTGGGCATGAGTCTGCTGCGCGACGTGCTCCCGCCCGAACGCCTCGGCTCCGCCGTCGCGTTGATCAGTTCGTCCCTCGGCATCGGCACCGCGCTCGGTCTTCCGATCGCCGCCACGGTGGCCGAACACGCCGACCGGCACGTGCTGTTCTGGGGTGCCGCGGCCATGAACGCGGTGGTCGCCGCGCTGATCTGGCTCAAGATCCCGGTCACGCCCGGTCGTCCCGAGGGCCGGTTCGACCATGTCGGCGCGATCGGCCTCAGCGCCGCACTGGTCTGCCTCCTGCTGGGCGTCTCGAAGGGCGCGGACTGGGGCTGGGGCAGCGGCGTGACACTGGGCCTGCTGGGCGCCGCCGCGGTGCTGCTCTTCGCCTGGGGGCGCTGGGAGTTGCGTACCACCGACCCGCTCGTCGACCTGCGCGTGGCGGCGGGGCGCACGGTGCTGCTGACCAACGGGGTGTCGCTGGCCATCGGCTTCGCCATGTACGCCCAGGGGCTCATCGTGCCGCAGCTCCTGCAACTCCCCCGGGAGACGGGATACGGTCTGGGCCAGTCGATGCTGCACATGGGGCTGTGGATGGCCCCGGCCGGCCTGATGATGATGCTCTTCTCGCCGCTCGGCGCCCGCCTGTCCGCCGCGCGCGGCCCCAAGACCACGCTGGTGACCGGCAGCCTGGTCATCGCGCTCGCGTACGGTTCCTCCACGGTGCTGCTGGGGTCCCCCTGGACGCTGGTGATCGTCACGTGCGTCTGCAACATCGGCGTCGCCCTGGCCTACGGCGCGATCCCCGCCCTGATCATGGGCGCCGTGCCGCGCACCGAGACCGCGTCGGCCAACGGTTTCAACACCCTGATGCGCTCGGTCGGTTCCTCGGTGTCGTCGGCCGTGGTCGGCGTCGTCCTGGCGCAACTGAGCACGGACTTCGGCGGACGCCACATCCCCTCGGAGGGCGGCTTCAGGACCGGCATGCTCATCGGCTGCGGCGTGGCCCTCCTCGCGGCGGCCGTGGCGGCCACCATCCCCTCCGCCCGCCCCCGCAAGGCCCCCGCGACCCCCGTCGACCAGGCCGCCACTCCGTCGCCGGCCCCGGCCCGCTGA
- a CDS encoding ABC transporter substrate-binding protein, whose protein sequence is MSRTAAAPIRVGILDDLSDGPPSVTDIGYWLRLAVDDVVGSGRIDREVEFVHGFGRGLPSGTAAAVERAFGRLVDDEDVLLVVGPAIGDSALVVTPLVEARRVPAINWAGTEKARGAYMFHLQVGSHEDEALVLARYLADVGVRRVGVVHDRSPMGHRYVRFLRDEADILGLGLGLSASVGPLAVDAADEVARVLDAGADALVYLGLGESAPAVATAATEAGFTGPRAMNTAGLRGYRPDFAKAVDGWVYVDMHADENTTLLALRARLDLPTERAYGAAKGHDLGRLVAEGLARAPELTRAGVRAGLEQVKWLPAAEGHEGTLLGFGHHDRGALHGRYLVLRRWDGGRSVQVGQPAGVR, encoded by the coding sequence ATGTCGCGTACAGCCGCCGCGCCCATTCGGGTCGGGATTCTGGACGACCTGTCCGACGGGCCGCCGAGTGTGACCGATATCGGGTATTGGCTGCGGCTCGCGGTCGACGACGTGGTCGGTTCGGGGCGGATCGACCGGGAAGTGGAGTTCGTCCACGGGTTCGGGCGGGGCCTGCCGTCGGGGACGGCCGCGGCGGTCGAACGCGCGTTCGGGCGACTGGTGGACGACGAGGACGTCCTGCTCGTCGTCGGGCCCGCGATCGGGGACAGCGCCCTCGTCGTGACGCCCCTGGTGGAGGCGCGGCGGGTCCCGGCGATCAACTGGGCGGGGACCGAGAAGGCGCGCGGCGCGTACATGTTCCACCTCCAGGTCGGCTCCCACGAGGACGAGGCGCTGGTGCTCGCCCGGTACCTGGCCGACGTCGGCGTGCGCCGCGTCGGCGTCGTCCACGACCGGTCGCCGATGGGGCACCGCTACGTCCGGTTCCTGCGCGACGAGGCGGACATCCTCGGGCTCGGGCTCGGACTGTCGGCGTCGGTCGGCCCGCTGGCGGTCGACGCCGCCGACGAGGTGGCCCGCGTCCTGGACGCCGGTGCCGACGCGCTCGTGTACCTCGGACTCGGCGAATCGGCGCCCGCCGTGGCGACCGCCGCGACCGAGGCCGGGTTCACCGGGCCGAGGGCCATGAACACGGCGGGCCTGCGCGGCTACCGCCCCGACTTCGCGAAGGCGGTCGACGGATGGGTGTACGTCGACATGCACGCCGACGAGAACACGACCCTGCTCGCGCTGCGGGCCCGCCTCGACCTGCCGACCGAGCGCGCGTACGGCGCCGCCAAAGGCCACGACCTCGGCAGGCTGGTCGCGGAGGGCCTGGCCCGGGCGCCGGAGCTGACGCGGGCCGGCGTGCGCGCGGGCCTGGAGCAGGTGAAATGGCTTCCGGCCGCCGAAGGCCACGAAGGCACGCTGCTCGGCTTCGGCCACCACGACCGCGGGGCTCTGCACGGGCGCTACCTGGTCCTGCGGCGCTGGGACGGCGGGCGGTCCGTCCAGGTCGGGCAGCCCGCCGGCGTGCGCTGA
- a CDS encoding YnfA family protein — protein MTVVRSIALFLLAALAEIGGAWLVWQGVRDHRGWLWIGAGILALGAYGFVATLQPDAEFGRILAAYGGVFVAGSLAWGMALDGYRPDRFDVIGALVCLGGVGLIMYAPRGG, from the coding sequence GTGACCGTCGTACGCTCCATCGCCCTGTTCCTCCTCGCCGCCCTCGCCGAGATCGGGGGTGCCTGGCTGGTGTGGCAGGGGGTCCGCGACCACCGCGGATGGCTGTGGATCGGCGCCGGCATCCTCGCGCTCGGTGCCTACGGGTTCGTCGCGACGCTCCAGCCCGACGCCGAGTTCGGCCGCATCCTCGCCGCGTACGGCGGCGTCTTCGTCGCCGGATCGCTGGCGTGGGGGATGGCGCTGGACGGTTACCGCCCCGACCGGTTCGACGTCATCGGCGCACTGGTCTGCCTGGGCGGCGTCGGCCTGATCATGTACGCCCCCCGGGGCGGCTGA